One genomic segment of uncultured Desulfobacter sp. includes these proteins:
- the thiM gene encoding hydroxyethylthiazole kinase, whose amino-acid sequence MHAHELAENTYRLFAALRDTRPLIHVVTNFVVMNQTANVLLALGASPMMSWAEDDAAYMSGVSDALCINTGTPVADRISVMKSLMSLAGKREKPVVLDPVGAGAGPFRTDIARELCALAPAKIIRGNPSEICALAAGDSSTKGVDSGISPEQARAILTGHGRPDRNVDALPSGATELLESASALVVSGKTDMILGQGKMVKIANGSQLMGAVTGTGCMLSAICTAFYAVAENGFDAAVAGVAVAGIAGELAADRVAGPGFFLPHFIDSLYALSEADIHQHLKAEVHCL is encoded by the coding sequence ATGCACGCCCATGAACTGGCCGAAAATACCTATAGGCTTTTTGCCGCGTTGCGCGATACAAGACCTTTGATCCATGTGGTGACCAACTTTGTAGTCATGAACCAGACCGCTAATGTGCTTCTGGCCCTTGGGGCATCACCCATGATGTCCTGGGCAGAAGATGATGCCGCGTATATGTCCGGTGTATCGGACGCCCTTTGCATTAATACCGGTACCCCGGTTGCGGATCGGATTTCGGTCATGAAGTCTTTGATGTCCCTTGCCGGAAAAAGGGAAAAACCTGTTGTCCTGGATCCTGTGGGGGCTGGTGCAGGGCCTTTCCGTACTGATATTGCCCGGGAACTTTGCGCCCTTGCCCCGGCAAAAATCATCCGGGGCAACCCTTCGGAAATCTGCGCCCTTGCTGCAGGCGATTCGTCCACCAAGGGGGTAGACAGCGGGATCTCGCCGGAACAGGCCAGGGCTATTCTGACCGGGCATGGCCGGCCCGATCGAAATGTTGATGCCTTGCCAAGCGGTGCAACGGAGCTTCTTGAATCCGCATCTGCGCTTGTTGTCAGCGGGAAAACAGATATGATCCTGGGGCAGGGTAAAATGGTCAAGATCGCCAATGGATCTCAACTCATGGGCGCGGTAACCGGTACCGGTTGCATGCTTTCCGCCATCTGCACTGCGTTTTATGCCGTGGCTGAAAACGGTTTTGACGCTGCGGTTGCAGGCGTTGCCGTTGCGGGTATTGCCGGGGAACTGGCCGCAGACCGGGTGGCAGGTCCGGGTTTTTTTCTGCCCCATTTTATAGACAGTTTGTACGCACTTAGCGAAGCGGATATCCATCAACATCTGAAGGCTGAAGTTCATTGCCTTTGA
- a CDS encoding SulP family inorganic anion transporter, whose product MKELFCYKIYHNVVPLFNINSRLKPLKRILLLNTSPNEIQSSSFFSILTCGLVTGSLQVVLSVSYAALVYSGQLSFYSAQGIGFALLGALITATSITLFSALPGTVGSNQDVSVAIFSFISLSIVASMPPGTNLENTFYTVALTISITVLLTGLFFLGLGAFDLGGLIRYLPYPVVGGFLAGTGWLLFTGGFSLTVETENLKEFFQSHLLVRWLPGLLFSFILLVVSKRYRNSIILPGIIFSGFFLFYGAAWHLDYSIDDLLKNRWLLGPFPEQNLWKPISVTNLSMVEWNVIKNQAANIVTVMAVSSLTLLLNASAMELETKKDIDLNKELRLAGITNLLSSLSPGFVGFRQLSLTNLNFRMGAQSRIPGLIGASVIALTLFWGISIISYLPKVIMGGVLMYLGLTFLVEWAYETWFTLPKIDFAIIWLVLLVIATFGFMPGVGIGLVAAIIMFVVSYSRAEAVRYELTENNYQGLFSGNSDPSLIVKKEKECIYILQLQGFIFFGTAHRLFEQLKKKIDCISIYEDNFIILDFQRVDVLDSTGMLSFKKLKNLINISQTHLITKVSCKLIDHLAMQPCVARF is encoded by the coding sequence TTGAAAGAATTATTTTGTTACAAAATATACCACAATGTAGTACCGCTGTTTAATATTAACTCACGCCTCAAACCATTAAAGAGAATATTACTTTTGAATACTTCCCCCAACGAAATTCAATCATCATCTTTTTTCTCTATTCTGACATGTGGTTTAGTTACAGGGTCGTTACAAGTTGTCCTTTCCGTATCATATGCAGCACTTGTCTATAGTGGGCAACTTTCTTTTTATTCCGCCCAAGGGATAGGATTTGCTTTACTCGGTGCTCTTATTACCGCAACATCCATTACTCTTTTTTCTGCCTTACCCGGGACTGTTGGAAGTAATCAGGATGTATCTGTTGCGATTTTCAGTTTCATTTCCCTGTCAATTGTTGCCTCCATGCCTCCTGGAACTAATTTGGAAAATACATTTTATACGGTCGCTTTAACCATTTCGATTACCGTACTGCTTACAGGATTATTTTTTCTGGGATTAGGGGCTTTTGATTTGGGCGGTTTGATCCGATATTTGCCTTACCCTGTAGTTGGCGGTTTTTTGGCCGGGACAGGCTGGTTGCTGTTTACCGGTGGATTTTCGCTAACTGTTGAAACTGAAAATCTTAAAGAATTTTTTCAATCCCATCTATTGGTCAGATGGCTTCCCGGTCTTTTATTTTCATTCATTCTCCTGGTTGTTTCCAAACGATATCGAAATAGCATCATATTGCCTGGGATCATATTTTCGGGATTTTTCTTATTTTATGGAGCGGCATGGCATCTGGACTATTCCATTGATGATCTTTTGAAAAACAGATGGCTTTTAGGGCCTTTCCCTGAGCAAAACCTGTGGAAGCCGATTTCTGTAACCAATCTTTCCATGGTTGAATGGAATGTCATTAAAAATCAAGCTGCCAATATTGTAACCGTTATGGCTGTTAGTTCTTTAACCCTCCTGCTCAACGCAAGCGCCATGGAATTGGAAACAAAGAAAGATATCGATCTGAATAAGGAACTTCGTTTGGCAGGTATTACAAATTTGCTTTCGAGTCTCAGTCCAGGTTTTGTTGGTTTTCGACAGCTTAGTTTGACCAATTTGAATTTTAGGATGGGCGCTCAAAGTCGAATACCCGGCCTTATTGGAGCATCTGTCATAGCGCTCACTCTTTTTTGGGGGATATCAATAATTTCGTATTTACCAAAAGTTATAATGGGCGGCGTTCTCATGTATTTAGGCCTGACTTTCCTTGTGGAGTGGGCCTATGAAACATGGTTTACTTTACCTAAAATTGATTTTGCTATTATCTGGCTTGTTTTGCTGGTAATTGCTACTTTTGGTTTTATGCCTGGTGTTGGCATAGGCCTTGTTGCTGCAATAATTATGTTTGTTGTCAGCTATAGCCGGGCCGAAGCTGTGCGTTACGAATTAACGGAAAATAACTATCAAGGTCTGTTCTCAGGAAACTCAGATCCGAGTCTGATTGTAAAAAAGGAAAAGGAATGTATATACATCCTTCAGTTACAAGGCTTCATTTTTTTTGGCACGGCTCATCGATTGTTTGAGCAGCTAAAAAAAAAAATAGATTGTATCAGTATCTATGAAGATAATTTTATTATCCTCGATTTTCAGCGAGTTGATGTTTTAGATTCAACCGGTATGCTGAGTTTTAAAAAATTAAAAAACCTAATAAACATCTCCCAGACTCATCTTATAACTAAAGTTTCCTGTAAACTAATTGATCATCTTGCTATGCAACCATGCGTAGCAAGGTTTTAA
- a CDS encoding transposase → MFILRDLTEPLQAEFSNTAQGQKRKVWFAYTLLAVVVPFTSSITSNLLRALQTLFGLKLHSQRFYAFMASPTLPWKKLWQAMWGMIPSPGTDGRIMVALDDSINPKSGRKIFGCAHFHDHAAKSNQSSYPWSQCILAVGLLKKIKSRWACLPLDFRFYMMKKNIEAKSATAKRKGKVLSFESKMTQAATMIKDIRNYFQQPVLVIADSWFGNDGLWSRLGRGEGGFFHLLSRMRTNITLYDLAPVSTGKRKVGRPRKYGSRLGSVADCAACWKKKCRAYMVFLYGKTREVQAYSQIVMLKTMKCPVRVVFVYRKTRYVALMTTDLTLSVEQIIEYYGARWKIESGFKEIKQEIGSSKSQVRNSESVLNHLNFCMMATTLTWIYADRLENAPDRRHKIRGRAGFAFSDVRKTIAEAALSSDFYRVCPVPGQNPQKSFVKTLLRMVA, encoded by the coding sequence ATGTTTATATTACGTGATTTGACAGAGCCTTTGCAAGCTGAATTTTCTAATACAGCTCAGGGACAGAAAAGAAAAGTCTGGTTTGCATACACGTTGCTCGCTGTAGTGGTACCGTTTACATCATCAATCACCTCTAACCTGTTACGTGCCCTTCAAACTTTGTTTGGTCTAAAACTGCATAGCCAGAGGTTTTATGCATTTATGGCGAGTCCAACACTGCCATGGAAAAAATTATGGCAAGCTATGTGGGGAATGATTCCGTCACCAGGTACAGACGGACGAATAATGGTAGCACTGGATGATTCCATAAACCCAAAAAGTGGTAGGAAAATTTTTGGTTGCGCACATTTTCACGATCATGCAGCAAAGTCAAACCAGAGTTCATATCCATGGTCACAGTGTATTCTGGCAGTAGGATTATTGAAAAAAATAAAATCTCGATGGGCCTGCCTGCCCCTTGATTTTCGTTTTTATATGATGAAAAAGAATATTGAGGCAAAATCTGCTACTGCCAAACGAAAAGGGAAGGTTCTTTCCTTTGAAAGCAAGATGACACAGGCTGCCACGATGATAAAGGATATTCGAAATTATTTTCAGCAACCAGTGTTAGTTATTGCAGATAGTTGGTTTGGCAATGACGGCCTCTGGTCCAGGCTGGGTCGTGGTGAAGGCGGCTTTTTCCATCTACTCTCTCGTATGCGAACAAATATTACGCTATATGATCTTGCCCCTGTTTCTACAGGAAAACGCAAGGTTGGTCGCCCACGAAAATATGGCAGCCGTCTGGGTTCTGTGGCTGATTGTGCAGCATGCTGGAAAAAAAAGTGCCGGGCTTATATGGTTTTCTTGTACGGCAAAACAAGGGAAGTACAGGCGTATTCACAAATCGTTATGTTGAAAACGATGAAATGTCCGGTACGAGTTGTTTTTGTTTATCGGAAAACACGATACGTTGCTCTCATGACCACAGATTTAACGCTTTCTGTTGAGCAAATTATAGAATATTATGGCGCACGCTGGAAAATAGAATCCGGATTTAAGGAGATCAAGCAGGAAATTGGTAGCTCAAAATCACAAGTTCGGAATTCGGAATCCGTACTGAATCATCTTAACTTCTGCATGATGGCCACAACGCTGACATGGATCTATGCCGACAGGTTGGAAAATGCACCAGACAGAAGACATAAAATTCGGGGACGAGCCGGATTTGCATTTTCTGATGTGCGCAAGACTATAGCGGAGGCAGCATTGAGTTCTGATTTTTATAGGGTTTGCCCTGTGCCGGGGCAAAACCCACAAAAATCTTTCGTTAAAACCTTGCTACGCATGGTTGCATAG
- a CDS encoding acyl--CoA ligase family protein codes for MSEKSVNYEILSPTNFLDRTVNVYPDKTAVIYGDKTFTWTQFQERVFRLANGLKALGVGRGDKVAFICPNTPPMLEAHYAVPLLGAALVSINIRLSANEMSYIVNHSDAKVVVADNEFGNVLSKVVPELTAVKTFINICDIDDSMPLDGPEYERFLADSPDDPVALAIEDEREVLALNYTSGTTGLPKGVMYHHRGAYLNALGELLEFKIDLDSKYLWTLPMFHCNGWCFTWGITAMGATHVCLRKVDPVEIYRIIAEVGVTHLCAAPTILIGMSVFAKDNDVKLSHSLEIMTAGAPPAPMVIQNMEHIGANITQTYGLTEVFGPHSVCQWQDKWNDLSPMAKAGIKARQGVPYIVAEHMDVVDAETMEPVPRDGTTIGEIVMRGNNVMLGYYKDEQATAEAFRGGWFHSGDLAVIHPDNYVQIMDRKKDIIISGGENISTVEIENVLYTHPDVLEVAVISVPDEKWGEAPKAFVVPRAGTNPDPAEIIAYCKEKMARFKAPKSIEFGPLPKTATGKLQKFKLREKEWEGHDRMVN; via the coding sequence ATGTCGGAAAAAAGCGTTAACTACGAAATTTTAAGCCCCACCAATTTTCTGGATAGAACCGTAAACGTCTATCCGGACAAAACTGCAGTCATCTATGGGGATAAAACCTTTACCTGGACACAGTTTCAGGAACGGGTATTTCGTCTGGCCAATGGTCTGAAGGCTCTTGGCGTTGGCCGGGGTGACAAGGTCGCTTTTATCTGTCCAAATACACCGCCGATGCTGGAAGCCCATTATGCCGTGCCTTTGCTGGGTGCAGCCCTGGTTTCCATCAATATCCGGCTGTCTGCCAATGAAATGTCCTATATCGTTAATCACTCCGACGCCAAAGTCGTGGTGGCGGACAATGAATTCGGTAACGTTCTGTCCAAGGTCGTGCCCGAACTTACCGCAGTGAAAACCTTTATCAATATCTGTGACATCGACGATTCCATGCCCCTTGACGGACCTGAATACGAACGTTTTCTGGCAGACAGTCCGGATGATCCGGTTGCCCTTGCCATTGAAGATGAACGGGAAGTTCTTGCGTTGAATTATACCTCCGGCACCACAGGCCTGCCCAAGGGCGTGATGTACCACCACAGGGGTGCGTATCTTAACGCGTTGGGCGAGTTGCTGGAGTTTAAAATTGATTTGGACAGCAAATATCTATGGACCCTGCCCATGTTCCATTGCAACGGGTGGTGTTTTACCTGGGGCATCACAGCCATGGGCGCCACCCATGTCTGCCTGAGAAAGGTTGATCCGGTTGAAATCTACCGGATTATCGCCGAGGTGGGCGTCACCCATCTGTGTGCCGCGCCCACCATCCTTATCGGTATGTCCGTTTTTGCCAAGGACAACGATGTTAAACTTTCCCACAGCCTGGAAATTATGACCGCCGGCGCTCCGCCTGCACCCATGGTGATCCAGAACATGGAACATATCGGGGCTAATATTACCCAGACATATGGTTTGACCGAAGTATTTGGTCCGCATTCCGTATGCCAGTGGCAGGATAAATGGAATGACCTCTCCCCGATGGCCAAGGCCGGCATCAAGGCCCGCCAGGGGGTACCCTATATTGTGGCCGAGCACATGGATGTGGTGGACGCCGAGACCATGGAACCCGTGCCAAGAGACGGTACCACCATAGGTGAAATCGTCATGCGGGGAAACAACGTCATGCTGGGGTATTACAAGGATGAACAAGCCACTGCCGAGGCCTTCAGGGGCGGATGGTTCCATTCCGGGGACCTGGCGGTTATACACCCGGATAATTATGTGCAGATTATGGACCGGAAAAAGGACATTATTATCTCAGGCGGTGAAAATATTTCCACCGTTGAAATCGAAAATGTGCTGTACACACATCCGGATGTGCTGGAAGTGGCGGTAATCTCGGTGCCCGACGAAAAATGGGGTGAAGCGCCCAAGGCGTTTGTTGTACCCCGGGCCGGAACCAATCCGGATCCGGCTGAAATTATTGCATACTGTAAGGAAAAGATGGCCCGGTTCAAGGCCCCCAAGTCTATTGAGTTTGGCCCCTTGCCCAAAACCGCTACAGGCAAGTTACAAAAGTTCAAATTGCGGGAGAAAGAGTGGGAAGGGCACGACCGTATGGTTAATTGA
- a CDS encoding response regulator transcription factor gives MIQAHQKSQIVIVDDHPIFCLGMSELINREPDLTVVACPNTAAKARQIIEQDMPNLMIVDISLAESNGIDLVAELRDKYPDLPILVLSMYDDSMYAERALMAGARGYVMKRRAIAQVVEAVRQVLSGHIYASDKVKEKLLNRMISRKPSAVGFSVDTLTNRELEVFRLMGEGLDSKEIASRLNLSMKTVGTHRENIKEKLQLKHYTELVKAAVHWGYEMKK, from the coding sequence ATGATTCAGGCCCATCAAAAATCCCAAATTGTCATTGTGGATGATCACCCTATTTTCTGCCTGGGTATGAGTGAACTGATCAACCGGGAACCGGATCTGACCGTGGTGGCTTGTCCGAATACGGCGGCAAAGGCCCGGCAGATCATTGAACAGGATATGCCGAATCTTATGATTGTGGATATTTCCCTGGCTGAAAGCAACGGCATTGACCTGGTTGCGGAACTGCGCGACAAATACCCGGATCTGCCCATTCTGGTTTTGTCCATGTATGATGATTCAATGTATGCGGAACGGGCGTTGATGGCTGGTGCCAGAGGCTATGTGATGAAACGGCGGGCCATTGCCCAGGTGGTGGAGGCGGTGCGTCAGGTTTTGTCCGGGCACATCTATGCCAGTGATAAGGTCAAGGAAAAACTGCTCAATCGAATGATTTCCAGAAAACCGTCTGCCGTGGGTTTCAGTGTTGACACCCTGACCAATCGGGAACTTGAGGTGTTTCGGCTCATGGGTGAGGGGCTGGACTCAAAGGAAATTGCGTCAAGACTGAATCTTAGCATGAAAACCGTGGGCACTCACCGGGAAAATATCAAGGAAAAGCTTCAGCTCAAACATTACACGGAACTTGTCAAGGCTGCCGTGCACTGGGGCTATGAAATGAAAAAATAG
- a CDS encoding cache domain-containing protein, translating into MAELETTHVTKETQQGKFSGIRLFLSSLQIRYKFLISFALIFFMSMFLCNLFIYVYVRNNIEDRIESELTNTTAMIYNMVNTSVNVAIKNHLRAVAEKNLDILTDLYQRALAGTISREDARKRAAEVILSQSIGTSGYLYCLDSHGGVTVHPRAELIGTNLAEHAFIRQMIEKKQGYLEYEWKNPGEKKFYPKALYMAHFEPWDWIIAASAYRSEFIRLVNVQDFRESILSLKFGQSGYAFVFDRNGRAIIHPALQDVNIFQTPELPDQYLKDMMQRKKGRSVYHWKNPGETRARKKLVIFNYIPEYQWIVASSSYLDELYQPLQTIRNVFLGISLLFFCIMLAVTFGISRTITTPLRQLMARFSTATAGDYSTRMKRRSGDEVGQLARYFNLFMDQLETAHQELERDIIRSKKLEKQVMQAGDRERMNIGQELHDDLCPHLIGISGLTAVIRKDLKSRNDSAAELARKMGVLMEDAVEKTRQLARGLCPVHLVSHGFQSALEEISDQFAYYPGIRFAYRMDEGVDILEESCAIHLYHIAREAVNNAVKHSNCDRIEIFLIRDAADGLIHLKVTDNGTGIDPEPSGRGIGLQIMAYRAKIIDAQFNIDTGLKGTQIHVILDSSVLKKKENIPV; encoded by the coding sequence GTGGCTGAACTTGAAACAACACATGTAACAAAAGAGACTCAACAGGGAAAATTTTCCGGAATCCGGCTTTTTTTAAGCTCACTTCAGATTCGGTACAAGTTTCTCATCAGTTTTGCCCTGATTTTTTTTATGTCCATGTTTCTGTGCAACCTGTTTATTTATGTCTATGTGCGCAACAATATTGAAGACCGGATTGAAAGCGAGCTGACCAATACCACCGCCATGATTTACAACATGGTCAATACGTCTGTGAATGTCGCCATTAAAAATCATCTGCGGGCCGTGGCGGAAAAGAATTTGGACATACTGACCGACCTGTACCAAAGAGCACTGGCCGGTACCATTTCCCGGGAGGATGCCCGCAAAAGGGCGGCTGAAGTGATTTTAAGCCAGAGCATAGGGACATCGGGCTATCTTTACTGCCTGGACAGCCACGGGGGGGTGACCGTGCATCCGAGAGCCGAACTCATCGGCACTAACCTGGCTGAACACGCCTTTATCCGGCAGATGATAGAAAAAAAACAAGGATACCTGGAGTATGAATGGAAAAATCCCGGAGAAAAAAAATTTTATCCTAAAGCCCTTTACATGGCCCATTTTGAACCTTGGGACTGGATTATTGCCGCCTCGGCCTACCGGTCCGAATTCATAAGACTTGTCAATGTCCAGGATTTCAGGGAGAGTATCCTCTCCTTAAAATTCGGGCAAAGCGGTTATGCTTTTGTCTTTGACAGGAACGGCCGGGCCATCATCCATCCGGCCCTGCAGGATGTTAATATTTTTCAGACCCCTGAATTGCCCGATCAATATCTCAAAGATATGATGCAACGCAAAAAGGGCCGGTCTGTTTACCATTGGAAAAACCCCGGGGAGACCCGGGCACGTAAAAAACTGGTGATCTTCAATTATATTCCTGAATACCAGTGGATTGTGGCATCGTCATCCTATCTGGATGAGCTTTACCAGCCCCTGCAAACCATCCGCAACGTATTTTTAGGCATTTCCCTGCTGTTTTTTTGCATTATGCTGGCCGTAACCTTTGGCATCAGCCGAACCATTACAACACCGCTTCGCCAGCTCATGGCCCGGTTCAGCACGGCCACGGCAGGGGATTACTCCACCAGGATGAAGCGCCGCTCCGGGGACGAGGTCGGCCAGCTTGCCCGTTATTTTAACCTGTTCATGGACCAGCTTGAAACAGCCCATCAGGAGTTAGAACGGGATATTATCCGGTCCAAAAAACTTGAAAAACAGGTGATGCAGGCCGGGGACCGGGAACGGATGAACATTGGCCAGGAGCTTCACGACGATCTTTGTCCCCATCTAATCGGCATTTCAGGCCTGACAGCCGTGATCCGGAAAGATCTTAAATCCCGGAACGATTCCGCCGCAGAACTTGCCCGGAAAATGGGTGTGCTCATGGAGGATGCCGTGGAAAAGACCCGGCAACTTGCCAGGGGACTTTGCCCGGTCCATCTGGTCAGCCATGGATTTCAGTCCGCCCTGGAAGAGATTTCCGATCAGTTTGCCTATTATCCCGGAATCCGGTTTGCGTACCGCATGGACGAGGGTGTGGATATTCTGGAAGAGTCCTGTGCTATTCATCTTTACCATATTGCAAGGGAAGCTGTGAACAACGCGGTTAAACATTCAAACTGCGACCGGATAGAAATTTTTTTGATCCGGGATGCGGCAGATGGTCTGATCCATTTGAAGGTCACGGACAATGGTACCGGCATTGATCCTGAGCCTTCGGGCCGGGGTATTGGCTTGCAGATTATGGCCTACCGGGCTAAGATCATTGATGCGCAATTTAACATTGATACAGGACTCAAGGGAACACAGATCCATGTTATTTTAGATTCGTCGGTCCTGAAAAAAAAGGAGAATATCCCGGTATGA
- the prmA gene encoding 50S ribosomal protein L11 methyltransferase: protein MKFKKVIARFDADNIELAEEVICHIFFSFNLKGVICEVPIPEPDEGFGTRTLKQPEHNSIIGYLPDTDDSDIMISKIKARLAGLSDMDVQVDVLSEVVDEKDWAHAWKEYFNVTRITDKIVVKPEWKDYTPAPGEIIIHIDPGMAFGTGTHPTTFMCLALLEEHVQPGKTLLDVGCGSGILMIGAAKLGAGAMTGIDIDPVAVDITQQNLEKNEIALDGVTLGAVTLDKTPEIQYDLICANIIAQVIVSIMPDIAARLAPDGNAILSGIIKERLPDIYAALDTQNLECVKKITQEEWVALVVCRKK from the coding sequence ATGAAATTCAAAAAAGTTATTGCCCGGTTCGATGCAGACAATATTGAACTTGCCGAAGAAGTGATCTGCCATATTTTCTTTTCATTCAACCTGAAAGGGGTCATCTGCGAGGTCCCCATCCCCGAACCCGATGAGGGATTCGGCACCCGGACCCTGAAACAGCCTGAGCACAACAGCATTATCGGTTACCTGCCGGACACGGACGATTCCGATATTATGATTTCCAAAATCAAGGCACGTCTGGCAGGATTGTCGGATATGGATGTCCAGGTGGATGTTTTATCGGAAGTGGTGGATGAAAAAGACTGGGCCCATGCCTGGAAGGAGTATTTCAACGTTACCCGGATTACGGACAAAATTGTGGTGAAACCCGAATGGAAGGACTATACCCCGGCACCCGGAGAGATTATTATTCACATTGATCCGGGTATGGCATTCGGCACGGGTACCCACCCCACCACATTCATGTGCCTGGCCCTTTTAGAAGAACATGTACAACCGGGCAAAACCCTGTTGGATGTGGGATGCGGCTCGGGCATACTCATGATCGGCGCTGCAAAGCTTGGGGCAGGCGCCATGACCGGCATTGATATAGACCCTGTGGCCGTGGATATCACCCAGCAAAATTTGGAAAAAAACGAGATTGCACTTGATGGCGTCACCCTTGGGGCCGTAACGTTGGATAAAACACCTGAAATCCAGTATGACCTTATCTGCGCCAACATCATTGCCCAGGTTATCGTATCCATCATGCCGGATATCGCCGCCCGCCTGGCACCGGACGGAAACGCCATCCTTTCGGGCATCATTAAGGAGCGACTACCGGACATTTACGCAGCCCTGGATACGCAAAACCTTGAGTGCGTCAAAAAAATCACCCAGGAGGAGTGGGTGGCGCTGGTGGTTTGCCGTAAAAAATAA
- a CDS encoding ABC transporter ATP-binding protein yields the protein MGFLEVNNIDVSYGDVQVIFDLSMHIEEGEVVSIIGGNGAGKSTLLRTISGLMKPSSGQIYFKGRSMHTLPPEEIVNHGIVHVPEGRRLFSLMTIKDNLIVGAYNKEADKYKEQTLAQVYEMLPRLKERENQTALTMSGGEQQMVAIGRGLMARPKILMLDEPSLGLAPVLINSIFETIRKIADQGTTVLLVEQDVNHSLRLSDRGYVLEHGRIALEGKADELLGNPHIKEAYLGI from the coding sequence ATGGGGTTTCTTGAGGTAAATAATATTGATGTCAGCTATGGGGATGTCCAGGTCATTTTTGACCTGTCCATGCACATTGAAGAAGGTGAGGTGGTGTCCATCATCGGCGGAAACGGCGCCGGGAAATCCACATTGCTTCGCACCATCTCAGGACTGATGAAACCGTCTTCCGGTCAGATTTACTTTAAAGGCCGTTCCATGCATACCCTGCCCCCCGAAGAGATCGTCAATCACGGCATTGTCCATGTCCCGGAGGGACGCAGGCTTTTTTCCCTGATGACTATAAAAGACAACCTCATTGTGGGTGCATATAATAAGGAAGCGGACAAGTACAAAGAACAGACCCTGGCTCAGGTATATGAAATGTTGCCACGACTGAAAGAACGGGAAAATCAAACCGCCCTGACTATGTCCGGTGGGGAGCAGCAAATGGTGGCCATTGGCCGGGGACTTATGGCCAGGCCCAAAATCCTGATGCTGGATGAACCCTCCCTTGGACTGGCCCCTGTTTTGATCAACAGCATTTTTGAGACCATCCGGAAAATTGCCGACCAAGGTACCACCGTGCTGCTGGTTGAACAGGATGTAAACCATTCACTGCGCTTATCAGACCGGGGTTATGTGCTGGAACACGGCCGAATTGCCCTGGAGGGCAAGGCGGATGAACTTTTAGGTAATCCCCATATTAAAGAAGCCTATTTGGGGATTTAA
- a CDS encoding ABC transporter ATP-binding protein, producing MNLLELKDVTKQFGGLTAVDRLSLSMEKGEILGVIGPNGAGKSTAFNCIAGVFPPTKGEVIFDGHVINGQKPWDLCKKGIARTFQIVKPFASKSVLYNVTVGAFANTSSRTEAEAKAIDVLKLLNFDDKKDAKSSDLTIADRKRLEIARALATEPRLLLLDEVMAGLRPAEVDEMVEIIRFLREQGITILVIEHIMRAIMALSDRIVVIHFGKKIAEGTPEQVASDENVIKAYLGDEYGVS from the coding sequence ATGAATCTTCTTGAATTAAAGGATGTAACTAAGCAGTTTGGCGGCCTTACAGCGGTGGACAGGTTAAGTCTGTCCATGGAAAAAGGCGAAATTCTCGGGGTCATTGGCCCCAACGGCGCAGGAAAGTCCACGGCATTTAATTGTATTGCAGGGGTGTTTCCCCCCACAAAAGGTGAGGTGATTTTTGACGGGCATGTGATTAATGGGCAAAAGCCCTGGGATCTGTGCAAAAAAGGGATCGCCCGTACATTTCAGATCGTTAAACCCTTTGCGTCCAAAAGCGTACTTTATAACGTTACGGTGGGGGCTTTTGCTAACACGTCCAGCAGGACTGAAGCTGAGGCCAAGGCCATTGACGTGCTGAAACTGCTCAATTTTGACGATAAAAAGGATGCCAAATCATCAGATCTGACCATTGCGGACAGAAAGCGCCTGGAGATCGCCAGGGCTTTGGCAACAGAGCCAAGACTTCTGCTGTTGGATGAGGTGATGGCAGGCCTGCGGCCCGCCGAGGTTGATGAAATGGTTGAAATTATAAGGTTTTTGCGTGAGCAGGGCATCACCATTTTGGTGATTGAACATATCATGCGGGCCATCATGGCGTTATCCGACCGTATTGTTGTCATCCATTTTGGAAAAAAAATCGCAGAAGGGACACCTGAACAGGTGGCGTCCGACGAAAACGTGATCAAAGCATATCTGGGAGATGAATATGGGGTTTCTTGA